The stretch of DNA aatgtatataaatttataaaaataaatccaatgaTGAAATTAAAGATTATAAAATGTAACTATTTTCTAGTTCGAAAAGATGTTCCATATCATAAAGAAAGACTGGGAATTGTTAAACGATAAGAGCGAAGCGCAAATTCTTAAGGAAATTActaaagaaggaaagaagctTGGTGAAATATATAGAAGTAATTGTTGTGGcttattttttgataaattttacaCATTGACTATGTTTTTATATACCaacatttttcataatttttatacaaatgatgttattaatattattttcagctTTTATGTTATCATGTATGTCAGgatttataattattccatTGTCCCCTGTGATCTTGGATATCATCTCACCGCTCAATGAAACTCGTCATCGAGAACAAATGTTTAGAGTAACATACTTTCTAGATGACGATCAGTACTTTTATgctatatattttcattcacTTTGGTGTGCATTCATAATAACGATGATTGCAGTCACTATCGATTCATTATACATACAAATTGTTCATCATGATAGCGCCTTATTTGCCATATGTGGGtaagtatataataatatgtacaaGTATAGATATAGCGGAAGGATATCTAGTGATTTCCTTCATTCGCTACAGTATttgtgaaaaataataaaaatgatattttctaTTGAGATACTGGTGAATTTGTAAAACTGTTAAGTCCTCTCTGATTTagatgattttttaatatgttatgaaACTCAACAAATTGAAcagctttttcttttatatgtAACTATCATGTAACTTTAACTAAAATCTAAACTAACACGTTGATGATATTCACTTTTAAATCGAGCTATAAGTTATACGTATACAACAGGCACCGTTTGCAACCTCGGGTATGCAGTTATTATACAAGTtatcattaattattattattgataaCAGAGTTATTATACAAGCCCGCTACATAATTAGCAACCAATGATAACACATACACTGTTACGGACGtacaattatattatagaAGGAATTCACTGTCGTGATATCGTTGGATTTTTGCTAATATCTTGGAAATTATGGTCCACTGACTGTTACATGTAAAGGAAAAAGTTGCTTAAAATGTTGAGTTTTATAACATATtcaaaaatcatcgaaatcagACAGGATGTAACAGTTTTACAGTTTCACTGAGATATTTGACAATGATGTAGGCAGGCCCTCATAACAGCACGAAAATCTACTGATGTTGACACAAATGAAACTTACACTGAATGGCTCAGGCAGTGCTTGACTATGCATAACGATGCCCTCCAGTTAGTAACGatagaattataattatataacgatataattaaGAAGTTATAATAAAAGTTGACTTATTCTTTCGTTGTATTTTAAGATTATTCGAAATGCTAGATGACAGCAGCCGTAGAAGCtacttttttcaaattttactgaCTATGATCGGCATGACCGTAACAGCCGTACAAGTAAGAATTATTTTgcaattatagaaaatattaataaaccaAATACTGAAACCtattaatactttttaattaGGCCGTTATGAATCTCCATCAACCTGAAGAAGCTCTCAGAATTGGTCTGTTCCTTGTAGCTCAACAATTCCACTTGCTTATTATTACTTTACCTGGGCAAGTGATTACGGATCATAGTTTTGAGTTGACTAACGATATGTACGTTAACAAATATGttttaaatgttagaaaaatcATCAGTTCGGTATAACATCTGTATTAATCTTATATCTAATAGATACCGCTCAATGTGGTACAACATGCCAATAAATGTTCAAAGAATACTTCACATGATGCAAATGAGATCTAGTAAACCATGTAAGTTGACAGCAGGAGGGATATACGAAATGAACATAGAGAATTTTGGAACGGTACGTACTTTGCAGTGTTAggtttataattattttgttgtactttaaataatgatataataatattttttattttaagacatttaaaacatGCGTATCGTATTTTACGGTTCTCCTATCCTTGGGTGACTGATTCGTTTTCAAAATGAATTCGACTTGTTCCGTATGTTCAATTTATAAGATTCTCCGGAAGCTAACCATTGGTATTGATGTGGTAATGTGTATCTattatactttttatggtgttattaatattaaatgtgTACAAGGCGTACAATGAAATAGTGTTTACATAGAATACTAGCATCGAATAATTATAAGCACACATAAATAAAATCACTATATACCTCATTTCTTCTTTCATATTATTGCTTGAACATGACAACAAtattgtttctctttttaaataaattttgatcACTTCAATATCATCAAATGAAGATGACATTTTGTATTTCACGTTCATAGCTATATCTTTGCGTGTAAAGGCACAGTGTTTAGAACAAAACGATATTTAAACAGTGTTTAGAACTCTAACATGATACCGAAAGAAAGGATTTGAATTAAGAATGAGATTACGAAAACAAACAAGACGAGCATAACACAGCAAGAAAGATTATTgtaagaattaaattaaattaaactcaCACAAAATCCACTAAACTGAACTTGATGTAACTTAACAGCGGcgatgaaataaatatgagcACGTacaattatttcgattaaGAATATTAAAGCGAGCATGATTATTTAACTTGGTTTCATGCGACGCAAAGCCTGTATCCTGCGGCTACTAACATCTCGTAATGAAAGATATTGCATCGTTCTTTCTACGTCTGTCGCCTGTTTTTGCCAAGCGTGAACTGGTGGTATAAGTACTACTTTGTTTCTGTCTGAATCGAATCGTTCCGCAACGTTGCGTACTTGTACGGATAACATAACTCAAACTACACACTACAAAAGCGAAGCACCACCGATGAACACATTGATATTACCCGACTTGTGGTCTATGACCCGAACGTGATAAAAGAACAGTTCGCGACGATTTGGACGGTTTGACCCTAACTTGAGCCAACGCTGTCCAAAATTGTCTCCCGGGTGATAAACGCTGTTCCCACCATCGTGTCGTTTTAACGAATACGTCGCACATTTCATCTGTTAAGACGTTATGGCTAACTGCTTAAGGTAAAAAGTGTAAAAACACGTTACTATCACGTCATAGCACGTGATTTCACATAACATTCGAAAAGCGTAATCCGATACATTCGACATGCGTCATGCTGTTTATATGCAATACGCTATGTGATAGTATGTGATTTCACGTGATGCGATAGTAATGTATTTCTACTTTTAGTGTTATGCGGTTTCTCTGAACAACGCAAAAGAATGGTGGAAAGCAGGCAAGTGAAGAATCTCTATATTGCACAAATAAAAAACCTGGCATTGGTCGAAGTAATTCagtgttatttaaaaaatgggaAGCTCAAACTGTTCGTAACACACAGTATCTCATCTATTCTTATGAATTCAAATATCTTCAATTACTGGGAAGTCAATCTGTCACTGAATATTCCATGAAACGTTCTAATCACCGTCTACAATACTTCATCTCACTGAAATCGATGATTGT from Bombus huntii isolate Logan2020A chromosome 3, iyBomHunt1.1, whole genome shotgun sequence encodes:
- the LOC126863581 gene encoding uncharacterized protein LOC126863581 — translated: MMLLILFSAFMLSCMSGFIIIPLSPVILDIISPLNETRHREQMFRVTYFLDDDQYFYAIYFHSLWCAFIITMIAVTIDSLYIQIVHHDSALFAICGALITARKSTDVDTNETYTEWLRQCLTMHNDALQLFEMLDDSSRRSYFFQILLTMIGMTVTAVQAVMNLHQPEEALRIEKSSVRYNICINLISNRYRSMWYNMPINVQRILHMMQMRSSKPCKLTAGGIYEMNIENFGTVRTLQC